One Dictyoglomus turgidum DSM 6724 DNA window includes the following coding sequences:
- a CDS encoding FGGY-family carbohydrate kinase, protein MYITIDLGTTNIKIIIWSEEGKILKKESINTPIERDKTINPLRLINTIEEITEKFKRKYKNRITGISTGGMAESGLLIDKKGRPLTPVYTWLDHRGGEELKILKKLSRERIFEITGLKINPKYSLAKILWLKKHYKDLWRNSYKWLNVIDFINYHFTGKPITDYSLASRMLLFDIRNKKWSEEILNLCEIPMEKLPEVKPAGSIIEEKEQIYVLGGHDHPIGSLTLDLSKTLYDSWGTAEAILAHTKEPMLIESIKELGYSVGCIWNNLYYVIAGIPYSGGITKWTKEKLKLSFKVKTEKSSKILFFPYLMGKENRNSKIIKAFFYGIDLNTSLKDIGQAIWEGVFFETKTIIESLKKNFEIKKIIVSGGMTRYKSLLQLKANIINMPLHISKEKELTSKGLALLISKALNKELENFKEKSFLTIYSQNKEEFEKVYFEYKKIRDLLGL, encoded by the coding sequence ATGTATATTACTATTGATCTTGGAACAACAAATATAAAGATTATAATTTGGAGTGAAGAGGGGAAAATTTTAAAAAAAGAATCTATAAATACACCTATAGAAAGAGATAAAACCATTAATCCTCTTAGATTGATAAATACAATAGAGGAAATTACTGAAAAATTTAAGAGAAAATATAAAAATAGAATAACGGGTATTTCCACAGGAGGAATGGCAGAATCAGGTTTACTTATTGATAAAAAAGGAAGGCCTCTAACTCCTGTTTATACTTGGCTCGACCATCGAGGAGGAGAAGAACTTAAAATCCTTAAAAAACTAAGTAGGGAAAGAATCTTTGAGATTACAGGTTTAAAAATTAATCCTAAGTATTCCTTAGCAAAAATTCTGTGGCTTAAAAAACACTATAAAGATCTATGGAGAAATTCTTATAAATGGTTAAACGTCATAGACTTTATAAATTATCACTTTACAGGAAAACCTATTACAGACTACTCTCTTGCAAGCAGAATGCTTCTTTTTGATATAAGGAACAAAAAATGGTCAGAGGAAATATTAAATCTGTGTGAAATTCCTATGGAAAAACTTCCAGAAGTAAAGCCAGCAGGAAGCATTATAGAAGAGAAAGAACAAATATACGTTTTAGGAGGACATGATCATCCTATAGGTAGCCTAACTTTGGATCTCTCTAAAACTCTTTATGATTCTTGGGGTACAGCAGAAGCCATTTTAGCGCACACTAAGGAGCCTATGCTTATAGAATCTATAAAAGAATTAGGCTATTCTGTGGGTTGCATTTGGAATAATCTTTATTATGTAATAGCAGGAATACCATATTCGGGAGGAATAACGAAATGGACAAAAGAAAAGTTAAAGCTTAGTTTTAAAGTCAAAACAGAAAAATCATCAAAGATCTTATTCTTCCCCTACTTAATGGGAAAGGAAAATAGAAACTCAAAGATTATAAAAGCATTTTTTTATGGGATTGATTTAAATACCTCTTTAAAAGATATAGGGCAGGCCATTTGGGAAGGAGTATTTTTTGAAACTAAAACCATTATTGAAAGTTTAAAAAAGAATTTTGAGATTAAAAAAATCATAGTCTCTGGTGGAATGACAAGATATAAATCTCTCCTACAACTCAAAGCCAACATAATAAATATGCCTCTTCATATCTCAAAAGAAAAAGAATTAACATCTAAAGGCTTAGCTTTACTAATCTCAAAAGCTTTAAACAAAGAATTAGAAAACTTTAAAGAGAAAAGTTTCTTAACTATATACTCCCAAAATAAAGAGGAATTTGAAAAGGTATATTTCGAATATAAAAAAATAAGAGACCTGCTGGGACTGTAA